Proteins from a genomic interval of Lysobacter stagni:
- the waaA gene encoding lipid IV(A) 3-deoxy-D-manno-octulosonic acid transferase, with protein MPTDPIERLLRGLYSVALYLLAPITVYHLIWRGLRQPAYFLRWQERYAFYGDRPAMRTLWVHAVSLGEVNAAVPVVNALRRAYPGQRVLVTTITPTGSERVQALWGDAVEHVYLPYDLPGAVTRFLRHYRPYAALIMETELWPSLLFGCREQGVPAVILNARLSERSLRGYRVLAPLVARALRTVHAVAAQSRADAERFIRLGARPEQVKEVGNLKFDVAVPEHLADFAAQCRRQCGERPVWIAASTHEEEEPAVLAIHRRLRAKFPDLLLLWVPRHPERFRMVADLARASGWTVSTRSRQPWPQPADAVFVVDTMGELMNFYACADVAFVGGSLQAIGGHNLLEPAATGTAIVTGPHLHNFVEIAQRLQDAGALLVEPDADAVRDALADLLSDPHKRERMTTAGRALVETGRGALARTMALLEPLLPVQ; from the coding sequence ATGCCGACGGACCCTATCGAGCGACTGTTGCGCGGCCTGTACTCGGTCGCCCTGTACCTGTTGGCTCCCATCACCGTGTACCACCTGATCTGGCGCGGCCTGCGCCAGCCGGCGTACTTCCTGCGCTGGCAGGAGCGCTATGCGTTCTATGGCGACCGCCCCGCGATGCGCACGCTGTGGGTGCACGCGGTGTCGCTGGGCGAGGTCAATGCCGCGGTGCCGGTGGTGAACGCGTTGCGCCGCGCCTACCCGGGCCAGCGCGTGCTGGTCACCACCATCACCCCCACCGGCTCCGAGCGCGTGCAGGCGCTGTGGGGCGATGCGGTGGAGCATGTCTACCTGCCCTACGACCTGCCCGGCGCCGTCACGCGGTTCCTGCGCCACTACCGTCCGTACGCGGCGCTGATCATGGAAACCGAACTGTGGCCCAGCCTGTTGTTCGGTTGCCGCGAGCAGGGCGTGCCCGCGGTGATCCTCAACGCGCGGTTGTCCGAACGTTCGCTGCGCGGCTACCGGGTGCTGGCGCCGCTGGTGGCGCGGGCCCTGCGCACCGTGCATGCCGTGGCCGCGCAGTCGCGTGCCGATGCCGAACGCTTCATCCGCCTGGGTGCGCGCCCGGAACAGGTGAAGGAAGTGGGCAACCTCAAGTTCGACGTTGCCGTTCCCGAACATCTGGCCGACTTCGCCGCGCAGTGCCGCCGGCAGTGCGGCGAGCGACCGGTATGGATCGCCGCGAGCACGCACGAGGAAGAGGAACCCGCGGTGCTGGCGATCCACCGTCGCCTGCGTGCGAAGTTTCCCGACCTGCTGCTGCTGTGGGTGCCGCGCCACCCGGAGCGCTTCCGCATGGTCGCCGACCTCGCGCGCGCCTCGGGCTGGACCGTCTCGACGCGTTCGCGCCAACCCTGGCCGCAACCGGCCGACGCCGTCTTCGTGGTCGACACGATGGGCGAGCTGATGAACTTCTACGCCTGTGCCGACGTCGCCTTCGTCGGCGGCAGTCTGCAGGCCATCGGCGGCCACAACCTGCTCGAACCCGCCGCGACCGGTACCGCCATCGTCACCGGCCCGCACCTGCACAACTTCGTCGAGATCGCGCAGCGCCTGCAGGACGCCGGTGCGCTGCTCGTGGAACCCGACGCCGATGCCGTGCGCGACGCGCTGGCCGATCTGCTGTCCGACCCGCACAAGCGCGAACGCATGACCACCGCCGGCCGCGCGCTGGTCGAAACCGGCCGTGGCGCACTGGCGCGCACGATGGCGTTGCTGGAGCCGCTCCTGCCGGTGCAGTAA